In a genomic window of Balaenoptera ricei isolate mBalRic1 chromosome 3, mBalRic1.hap2, whole genome shotgun sequence:
- the LOC132362561 gene encoding probable UDP-sugar transporter protein SLC35A4 produces MSVEDGGVPGLGHPRQARWTLMLLVSTAMYGAHAPLLALCHVDGRVPFRPSSAVLLTELTKLLLCAFSLLVGWQAWPQGTPPWRQAAPFALSALLYGASNNLVIYLQRYMDPSTYQVLSNLKIGSTALFYCLCLRHRLSARQGLALLLLMAAGACYAAGGLQDPGNTLPGPPSAAAAGPMPLHISPLGLLLLILYCLISGLSSVYTELLMKRQRLPLALQNLFLYTFGVLLNLGLHAGGGPGPGLLEGFSGWAALVVLSQALNGLLMSAVMKHGSSITRLFVVSCSLVVNAVLSAALLQLQLTAAFFLATLLIGLAVRLYYGSR; encoded by the coding sequence ATGAGTGTAGAGGACGGGGGTGTGCCAGGCCTGGGCCATCCCAGGCAGGCCCGCTGGACCCTGATGCTACTCGTGTCCACTGCCATGTACGGTGCCCATGCCCCATTGCTGGCACTGTGCCACGTGGATGGCCGTGTGCCCTTCCGACCCTCTTCGGCTGTATTGCTGACTGAACTGACCAAGCTGCTGCTGTGCGCCTTCTCCCTCCTGGTGGGCTGGCAAGCATGGCCCCAGGGGACCCCACCCTGGCGCCAGGCCGCCCCATTCGCACTATCAGCCCTACTCTACGGCGCCAGCAACAACCTGGTGATCTACCTTCAACGTTACATGGACCCCAGCACCTACCAGGTGCTGAGCAATCTCAAGATTGGAAGCACAGCCCTGTTCTACTGCCTCTGCCTCCGACACCGCCTCTCTGCACGCCAGGGCTTAGCACTGCTGCTGCTCATGGCAGCAGGAGCCTGCTATGCAGCTGGTGGCCTGCAGGACCCTGGGAACACCCTTCCTGGGCCCCCTTCAGCAGCTGCTGCAGGCCCCATGCCCCTGCATATCAGTCCCCTGGGACTGCTGCTGCTTATCCTGTACTGCCTCATCTCAGGCTTGTCTTCCGTGTACACAGAGCTGCTCATGAAGCGACAGCGGCTGCCCCTGGCACTTCAGAACCTCTTCCTCTACACTTTTGGTGTGCTCCTGAACCTAGGTCTGCATGCAGGTGGCGGCCCCGGCCCAGGGCTCCTGGAGGGTTTCTCAGGATGGGCAGCACTCGTAGTGCTGAGCCAGGCGCTAAATGGGCTGCTCATGTCAGCTGTCATGAAGCATGGCAGCAGCATCACACGCCTCTTCGTTGTGTCCTGCTCGCTAGTGGTCAATGCCGTGCTCTCAGCAGCCCTGCTGCAGCTTCAGCTCACGGCTGCCTTCTTCCTGGCCACGCTGCTCATTGGCCTGGCTGTGCGCCTGTACTATGGCAGTCGCTAg
- the SLC35A4 gene encoding probable UDP-sugar transporter protein SLC35A4 — translation MADDKDSLPKLKDLAFLKNQLERLQQRVEDEVNSGVDQDGSLLSSPFLKGFLAGYVVAKLRASAVLGFAVGTCTGIYAAQAYAVPNVEKTLRDYLRSLRKGPD, via the exons ATGGCGGATGACAAG GATTCTCTACCCAAGCTCAAAGACCTGGCATTTCTCAAGAACCAGCTGGAGCGCCTGCAGCAGCGTGTGGAAGACGAAGTCAACAGTGGTGTAGACCAG GATGGCTCGCTCTTGTCCTCTCCATTCCTCAAGGGCTTCCTGGCTGGCTATGTGGTGGCCAAACTGAGGGCGTCAGCAGTATTAGGCTTTGCCGTGGGCACCTGCACTGGCATATATGCAGCTCAGGCGTATGCTGTGCCCAATGTGGAGAAGACATTGAGGGACTATCTTCGATCACTGCGCAAGGGGCCCGACTAG